In one Cyanobacteriota bacterium genomic region, the following are encoded:
- a CDS encoding Uma2 family endonuclease, with protein sequence MTEALTQPNVAADQLPPPFPDHTQLPESDGTFVKNFQEHPQSLLLTDSLVPVLARIHPDGQYVIGQDCGIYWREADPPESGAEAPDWFYVPNVPPRLEGKIRRSYVLWREFISPTIALEFASGNGSEERDRTPLSRCQNGSANAETAKPGKFWVYEQVIHIAYYGIFLVNSGELEMYELVGTTYQRMVPNSRGHYPIPPLGVEIGVWEGTYLNQTQQWLRWWDLEGNLLLTGHERAANAEQQAKQERQKREQLVEWLRSKGINPEEMPP encoded by the coding sequence ATGACCGAAGCTCTCACTCAACCTAACGTGGCTGCTGATCAGTTGCCCCCTCCATTTCCCGACCATACCCAACTGCCAGAGTCAGATGGTACGTTTGTGAAAAATTTTCAGGAACATCCTCAATCCCTGCTCTTGACAGACTCACTCGTCCCTGTTCTAGCAAGAATTCACCCTGATGGACAGTATGTCATTGGCCAAGATTGCGGCATTTACTGGCGAGAAGCTGATCCCCCCGAAAGCGGCGCAGAAGCTCCCGATTGGTTTTATGTGCCTAATGTTCCTCCCCGGCTTGAGGGCAAGATTCGCCGCTCCTATGTGTTGTGGCGTGAGTTCATCTCACCCACGATCGCCCTAGAATTTGCCTCAGGGAATGGTAGTGAAGAGCGAGATCGAACCCCACTCTCTCGGTGCCAAAATGGTAGCGCGAATGCTGAGACGGCTAAACCTGGTAAGTTCTGGGTGTATGAGCAAGTTATCCATATCGCCTACTACGGTATCTTCCTGGTCAATAGTGGTGAGTTAGAGATGTATGAACTGGTTGGTACAACCTATCAGCGCATGGTACCGAACAGCCGAGGGCACTATCCCATTCCCCCCCTAGGTGTGGAAATTGGTGTTTGGGAGGGCACTTACCTGAATCAAACTCAGCAGTGGTTACGCTGGTGGGATTTAGAAGGAAATCTCTTGCTGACCGGGCATGAACGAGCAGCAAATGCAGAGCAGCAAGCAAAACAAGAGCGGCAGAAACGGGAGCAACTAGTAGAGTGGTTGCGTAGCAAGGGAATCAATCCAGAGGAAATGCCACCTTAG
- the aroA gene encoding 3-phosphoshikimate 1-carboxyvinyltransferase produces the protein MSSAIVSLETTESNHWLTIAPPPSGLTLQGRIQVPGDKSISHRALMLGALATGETQIRGLLLGDDPRSTAHCFRLLGAEISDLNTELVTVRGMGLGAIKEPTDVLDAGNSGTTLRLMLGILASHAERFFTVTGDQSLRSRPMARVIRPLQQMGAAIWSRSGGYAPVAVQGQTLRPIHYQSPIASAQVKSCILLAGLMTEGQTTVTEPALSRDHSERMLRAFGAKIVVDPDTKSATVTGPAQLRGQSVVVPGDISSAAFWLVAGAIVPGADLMIENVGVNPTRTGILEVLEMMEANVTLENQRTIAGEPVADVRVRYRSGSHGLPLTACEIAGDLIPRLIDEIPVLAVAAVFAQGTTVIRDAEELRVKESDRIAVMAKELTRLGAKVTEHPDGLEITGGTPLKGTTVDSHTDHRIAMSLAIAALAATGTTQVQRADAVTISYPDFIPTLQRLCHAS, from the coding sequence ATGTCGTCTGCGATCGTATCGTTAGAAACTACTGAAAGTAACCATTGGTTGACAATTGCTCCACCACCATCAGGACTCACGCTCCAGGGACGAATTCAGGTTCCTGGAGACAAGTCCATTTCCCACCGGGCGCTGATGTTGGGGGCACTAGCAACTGGAGAAACCCAGATTCGCGGATTATTGCTGGGTGATGATCCCCGCAGTACCGCCCATTGTTTTCGGTTGCTGGGAGCAGAGATTTCAGACCTGAATACTGAGTTGGTCACTGTACGCGGCATGGGCTTGGGTGCCATCAAGGAACCTACTGATGTGTTGGATGCGGGCAACTCTGGCACCACACTACGGCTGATGCTGGGAATCTTGGCTTCCCATGCAGAGCGGTTTTTCACAGTGACTGGGGATCAGTCGTTGCGATCGCGCCCGATGGCACGGGTTATCCGTCCTTTGCAACAGATGGGAGCTGCTATCTGGAGCCGCAGTGGTGGCTATGCTCCCGTTGCCGTCCAAGGACAAACCCTACGGCCTATTCACTACCAGTCTCCGATCGCCTCTGCTCAAGTCAAATCCTGCATTCTCTTGGCAGGACTAATGACCGAGGGACAAACAACAGTGACGGAGCCTGCTCTCTCCCGCGATCACAGCGAGCGCATGTTGAGAGCCTTTGGAGCCAAGATTGTTGTGGATCCAGATACTAAGAGTGCTACTGTTACTGGCCCTGCCCAACTGCGAGGCCAATCTGTCGTTGTGCCCGGAGATATCAGTTCTGCTGCCTTTTGGTTAGTGGCAGGGGCGATCGTCCCTGGTGCTGACCTGATGATTGAAAATGTGGGCGTGAATCCTACTCGCACTGGCATTTTAGAAGTGCTGGAGATGATGGAGGCTAATGTTACCCTAGAAAACCAGCGCACGATTGCTGGCGAGCCGGTCGCCGATGTGCGGGTGCGTTATCGATCAGGCAGCCACGGCTTACCCCTGACCGCCTGTGAAATTGCTGGTGACCTCATCCCTCGCCTGATTGATGAAATTCCGGTGCTAGCGGTAGCGGCAGTATTTGCCCAAGGCACTACGGTGATTCGTGATGCTGAGGAGTTGCGAGTCAAGGAGAGCGATCGCATTGCTGTCATGGCCAAGGAGTTAACACGTCTGGGAGCAAAGGTCACTGAGCATCCCGATGGCCTAGAGATCACGGGTGGCACTCCTCTTAAAGGCACCACGGTAGATAGCCATACTGATCACCGCATTGCTATGAGTTTAGCGATCGCAGCCCTAGCTGCCACCGGCACTACCCAAGTCCAGCGGGCAGATGCGGTTACTATTTCGTATCCTGACTTTATTCCTACCCTGCAACGTCTTTGTCATGCCAGTTAA
- a CDS encoding sugar phosphate nucleotidyltransferase: MPVNQPSVIGLLPAGGQARRISPLPLSKELYPIGLHPMGTEGSLRPKVASHYLLEKMRLAGITRAYFILRSGKWDIPAYFGDGTLLTMHLGYLIMNLPYGVAYTLDQAYPFVHDSLVALGFPDVLFRPRDAYARLLTRQSTTGADVVLGLFPSSQPEKVGMVDADETGRVRLIVEKPRTSQLRYMWAIAVWTPTFTQFLHDYVATIEQQRATGDDTHLPTLTKELPIGDVIQAAIDQGLVVQSEPFPQGCYLDIGTPEDLLRATRESAQW, encoded by the coding sequence ATGCCAGTTAACCAGCCTAGTGTGATTGGCTTGCTGCCCGCTGGAGGCCAAGCCCGTCGCATTTCTCCACTGCCCCTGAGCAAAGAGTTATACCCGATCGGCCTGCATCCTATGGGTACCGAGGGCAGCCTGCGTCCTAAAGTTGCCAGCCACTACCTGCTGGAAAAAATGCGATTGGCTGGGATCACTCGCGCCTATTTTATTCTCCGTTCCGGCAAGTGGGACATTCCTGCCTATTTTGGGGATGGCACCCTGCTCACCATGCACCTAGGCTACCTGATCATGAACTTGCCCTATGGCGTAGCTTACACCCTTGACCAAGCCTATCCGTTTGTACACGATTCCCTAGTGGCGCTGGGATTTCCTGATGTGCTATTTCGGCCCCGCGATGCCTATGCTCGCTTGCTAACCCGACAATCAACGACTGGTGCTGATGTGGTGTTAGGGTTATTCCCCAGTTCCCAGCCAGAGAAGGTAGGCATGGTGGATGCTGATGAGACAGGACGGGTGCGCCTGATTGTGGAAAAGCCAAGGACTAGCCAGTTGCGCTACATGTGGGCGATCGCAGTTTGGACACCCACCTTCACCCAGTTTCTGCATGACTATGTAGCTACGATCGAACAACAACGAGCAACTGGGGATGATACACATTTGCCCACCCTTACCAAGGAGTTGCCAATCGGTGATGTAATTCAGGCTGCTATTGACCAAGGGCTGGTGGTACAATCAGAACCCTTTCCCCAAGGATGTTATCTGGACATTGGCACGCCCGAAGACCTGTTGCGGGCAACCCGTGAGTCGGCCCAGTGGTAA